One segment of Erigeron canadensis isolate Cc75 chromosome 2, C_canadensis_v1, whole genome shotgun sequence DNA contains the following:
- the LOC122587031 gene encoding myosin-11-like: protein MSSSSSNSMITHFIKESTHLCIPLQDIKDATKNFTTLVIGEGGYGFVYKGELLLSTSSKLTPVAVKRLVVSNISGQGLKQFLTEIRLLSRYKHPNLVSLLGFCEEHGEKILVYDYAERGSLQNYITKSGSTVQLTWMQRINICIDAARGLAYLHYHRVIHRDIKSANILLCHDWKAMIADFGLSLTGHANENVTFAITDASGTRGYCDPEYISTGILTEESDVYSFGVVLFEVLCGRLGFIKVNSEQELLAPVAKRYYEKGRLSEIIDPNLKTEADSDSLNMFSGIAYQCLLDDRERRPSMGLVVQKLEEMMDLYKVSMKQRDISEPKRSFVTLHEKQTENQELLIKCIAQHVGFSGNRPVAACTVYKCLLHWRTFELQRPTLFDQIIQTISHAIEKSQDNNDILAYWLSNASTLLLLLQRTFIASGAVTSGQSGPQRRRSPATLFGRMTNTIFRGAPQGVNHSSLDGNLRAQVEAQYPALLFKKQLTEYVEKMYGMIRDNLKKEISPLLVLGIQRPCTSTESLVKGESRVVNNAAQQASSPHHWQGIMKSLRNFLNTLKTNHVPQFLVRKVFIQLFSFINVQLFNSLLLRRECCSFSNGEYMKAGLAELKDWCYDTIDEYAGSAWDELKHIRQAIGFLVIGQKPKKTFEEISHGLCPVLTVQQLYRISTMYWDDIYGTHGVSPEVISSMRVMMTKENNAISDSFLLDDDSSIPFSVDDSKSIELIDISNVKPPPLIRDNPGFNFLLPRAHEL from the exons ATGTCGTCTTCCTCTTCCAATTCCATGATAACCCATTTTATTAAAGAGTCAACGCACCTTTGTATACCTTTACAAGATATTAAAGATGCCACCAAAAATTTCACAACACTCGTCATTGGGGAGGGCGGGTATGGCTTCGTTTACAAAGGGGAGCTCTTACTTTCTACGAGTAGTAAACTTACCCCCGTGGCTGTAAAGCGACTAGTAGTCAGTAACATTTCGGGTCAAGGGTTGAAGCAGTTTTTAACCGAGATTCGCTTGCTATCACGTTATAAACATCCAAACTTAGTCTCCTTGCTAGGCTTCTGTGAAGAACACGGTGAAAAGATACTAGTTTATGACTACGCAGAGCGTGGAAGCCTCCAGAATTACATAACTAAGAGTGGATCAACCGTTCAACTAACCTGGATGCAGAGGATTAATATATGCATTGATGCGGCCCGGGGTTTGGCTTATTTGCATTACCATAGAGTCATCCATAGGGACATAAAGAGTGCAAATATTCTTTTATGTCATGATTGGAAGGCTATGATTGCGGATTTTGGTCTTTCCTTAACAGGTCATGCAAATGAAAATGTCACTTTTGCTATTACCGATGCTTCTGGCACGCGTGGTTATTGTGATCCAGAATATATATCTACGGGGATACTCACAGAAGAGTCAGATGTTTATTCATTTGGAGTAGTATTGTTTGAAGTCTTATGCGGGAGGTTGGGCTTCATAAAAGTGAATAGTGAACAAGAACTTCTAGCCCCGGTAGCCAAACGCTATTACGAAAAGGGAAGGTTAAGCGAGATTATTGATCCAAATTTGAAGACCGAAGCGGACTCGGATTCCTTGAATATGTTTTCAGGGATTGCTTATCAGTGCTTGCTTGATGATCGTGAACGACGACCCTCAATGGGTTTGGTGGTACAAAAACTTGAAGAAATGATG GATCTGTATAAGGTGTCGATGAAACAAAGAGATATTTCGGAACCAAAGAGATCTTTCGTAACACTTCACGAGAAACAGACAGAGAATCAGGAGTTGCTTATCAAATGCATCGCACAGCATGTAGGATTTTCAGGGAATAGACCCGTTGCAGCCTGTACCGTATACAAATGCCTTCTCCACTGGAGGACTTTTGAACTTCAGCGACCAACTCTTTTTGATCAGATTATCCAGACCATAAGCCATGCAATTGAG AAATCTCAGGATAACAATGATATATTGGCCTATTGGTTGTCAAATGCATCCACTCTATTGCTTCTACTCCAGCGCACTTTCATAGCAAGTGGCGCTGTCACTTCTGGACAATCGGGCCCACAACGTCGTCGATCACCAGCTACTCTTTTTGGGAGAATGACGAATACt ATTTTCCGTGGAGCTCCTCAAGGAGTGAATCATTCCTCACTCGACGGAAATTTGAGGGCACAAGTGGAAGCCCAGTATCCTGCTTTGCTTTTTAAGAAACAACTTACGGAATATGTTGAAAAAATGTATGGAATGATTCGAGATAATCTGAAGAAAGAGATATCTCCCTTGCTTGTGTTGGGTATTCAG AGACCATGTACTTCAACGGAAAGCTTAGTGAAGGGGGAATCACGAGTGGTTAATAATGCAGCTCAACAAGCTTCGAGTCCTCATCACTGGCAAGGGATAATGAAAAGCCTTCGCAATTTTCTGAACACATTAAAGACTAATCAT GTACCTCAATTTTTGGTCCGAAAAGtttttatacaattattttCGTTCATCAATGTTCAACTGTTTAATAG TCTTCTTTTGAGACGTGAATGCTGCTCATTCAGCAACGGGGAATATATGAAAGCAGGACTTGCTGAGTTAAAAGACTGGTGTTATGATACAATAGATGAG TATGCAGGTTCGGCTTGGGATGAGCTTAAACATATACGACAGGCTATAGGGTTTCTG GTTATTGGTCAAAAGCCGAAGAAAACCTTTGAAGAAATCAGTCATGGTCTTTGTCCC GTTCTTACTGTACAACAGCTTTACCGGATTAGTACGATGTACTGGGATGACATATATGGCACACATGGTGTCTCCCCGGAA GTTATTTCCAGCATGAGGGTGATGATGACTAAAGAAAACAACGCAATAAGCGATTCGTTCTTGTTGGATGATGATTCCAG CATTCCATTTTCGGTTGATGACTCAAAGTCAATAGAACTAATAGATATCTCAAATGTCAAACCTCCACCTTTAATCCGTGACAACCCGGGATTTAACTTTTTGTTGCCACGGGCACACGAACTGTAA
- the LOC122587032 gene encoding probable RNA 3'-terminal phosphate cyclase-like protein, with protein sequence MGKVAYMKLKGSQNLRQRLLLSTLSSTPILIEDIRADATWPGLLPHEVSFLRLLETVSDDCHVEINETGTKLKYKPGIVMGGKYLEHDCGLSRSIGYFLEPLIVLGLFGKKPLSIKLKGITNDPKDPSVDTFRSTTLPLLKRFGVPSEGLELKIENRGVAPKGGGEVTLSVPVIHNSLKAVTWTDEGMVKRIRGISFSTRVSVQFENTMIHAARGIFNRLLPDVHIFTDHKAGVQAGNSPGYGISLVAETTSGCFISVDTTISYGQANDDMDVDEKKELTPPEEVGEEIASLLLGEIEQGGVVDSSHQGLLFLLCALCPPDVSKVRVGKLVPYGIETLRNIRDFLGVKFVIKPEPTTGTVMLKCIGCGLKNLSRKLS encoded by the exons ATGGGGAAAGTAGCATATATGAAGCTAAAGGGTAGCCAAAACTTAAGGCAAAGATTGTTGTTATCAACCCTTTCTTCAACTCCGATTTTAATTGAAGATATCCGTGCCGATGCCACGTGGCCTGGCCTCCTTCCTCACGAGGTTTCTTTTCTCCGCCTTCTCGAAACGGTCTCCGATGATTGTCATGTTGAAATTAACGAAACCG GGACTAAGTTGAAGTACAAGCCGGGGATAGTAATGGGTGGGAAATACCTGGAGCATGATTGCGGATTGAGTAGGTCAATTGGGTATTTTTTGGAACCTTTGATCGTGCTTGGTTTGTTCGGAAAGAAACCCCTTTCTATTAAGCTGAAAG GGATCACAAATGATCCAAAAGACCCATCAGTAGATACATTTAGATCAACCACCTTACCTCTATTGAAGCGTTTTGGAGTTCCTTCAGAAGGGTTGGAGTTGAAGATTGAAAACCGTGGAGTTGCTCCCAAAGGTGGTGGGGAAGTTACCTTATCAGTTCCCGTTATTCATAATAGTTTGAAG GCTGTCACATGGACTGATGAAGGCATGGTAAAAAGGATCAGGGGAATTAGTTTCTCCACAAGAGTATCAGTTCAGTTTGAAAATACGATGATACATGCTGCTCGAGGAATCTTTAACCGTTTGCTTCCGGATGTTCACATTTTTACTGATCATAAAGCTGGTGTACAAGCTGGAAA CTCACCTGGTTATGGAATTTCATTGGTTGCTGAAACAACATCTGGGTGTTTCATTTCGGTCGATACCACAATATCTTATGGCCAAGCGAATGATGACATGGATGTTGATGAAAAGAAAGAACTTACACCCCCAGAGGAAGTTGGGGAGGAAATTGCATCCCTTTTACTGGGTGAGATTGAACAAGGCGGTGTCGTAGATTCTTCTCACCAG GGTTTGTTATTTCTTCTTTGCGCATTATGCCCACCAGATGTATCAAAAGTTCGTGTAGGAAAGCTCGTACCTTATGGTATTGAAACACTCAGAAATATCAGAGATTTTCTAGGCGTTAAATTCGTAATCAAGCCAGAACCAACAACAGGCACTGTCATGCTTAAATGCATTGGATGTGGATTGAAAAATCTATCGCGAAAGTTATCATGA